AGTTTTTCAGGACTTCATTATAATTTCTCAAATCAGATACTGGTAAAATATTTGCCATATTCTTTCAGCTCCTTCCTTTGATTTAAATTGTTTCTGCTACTTCTATTATACACAAAAAGCTGTAAAATTCAACGTAGATTTTTACAGCTTTTATTTTATCATTTCTATATATTTTTATCGCAATCTATTTCAAATATTGAGAAAAAATCGCCTCCAATTCTTTATTTCCTTTCAAAAATTCATACTCTTCTTTATTTTCAATTTCTGTAGCTAATGCACGAACAAAATTATTTCCAACGCCTGAAAAAGATTTTCCCTGTACTGTATCCGCATATCTGTAATATAAAGGTGATTCCACCATCTTCCATGGCTTCTGTGACTCCATCAGCACTTCTTTTATCAACTGAATACATTTTTCTACATCCTTTCGATACACGGCAATCAATAGATGTGGTACTACTTTACCGTAATCCCACAGACCAAATAACGATACCATATGTTCTGTGATTTCGGCAATCTCCTCTGCTTTACAATGATTTCCGGTTTCTTCTTCCATTTCTATCAACTTATACAGATAGTTTTGTATATTCGTAACTGTCTGCATCAGTTTTCCCTCTAAAAAGAACGCTGCAATATCTGTCCCTTCCTGGTGTGCTAGTACATTCGTTTTCATAATTGTGGCATCTATCGCAGTATCTGGAATTTTATCCAAAAAGATATTTGCTTCTTTATATTTTTCCATTTGTATATATTTCGCTGCAAGCATAAAAATACTGGAAATCCTTACCTTTTCATTCGGACTTTCAGCAGTTCGTTCCAGCCATTCAACAATCACATTATTGCATTCCAACTTTTTCTCATCATCGACATCGGATAAAGTTAACGCCGCATTTAAAACAGTAGCAATTGAATAAATCAACGAATCACAATGAGGATATTCCTTTATTTTATTTTTTCCCATCTCAAAAGCTTTTATAAAGCTATCCAATGAAACTTCCGAAAGCCCATTCACAAATTGTCCAATCTCTTTTTCTGTCAATTCTTCACGAAATGAAAATAGTTCATTCATATCAATTTTTAATAATCGAGCAATTGCCGGAAGTAATGATATATCTGGATATGTGTTTCCTTTTTCCCATTTATTTACCGCAGGAGTAGAAACGTCCAAATAATCCGCCACCTGTTCTTGTGTTAATCCCGCAGTTTTCCGATAGTTTTTTATCTTCTCACCAATTTGCATTGTTCCTACCTCCTGTTTATATTCTCATTATAGTATTTCTAATATGTGTTTACAATTGAGCCTTCGTTTAATTATGGCTTCGATTTCTTAACTACCGGTTAAAATCCGCGAGAAAAATGCTCTATTTTATAGTTCTACAAATCAAAATATCCTTAAATTTAATTAATTCAAGAATAAGTGCATCAGTACTCCAATTAAGAAGCAAATCATCGCTGTAACACCCGCACTGATAATAACTTTTAATATATTTTGATAAGGACGTTTTCCCACTTCAACTGCCTTATGAAGTTCATCCAATTTTTTTCCCTCCGTAAATGCAACAATTTCCTTATAGGTTTGTATATCATTTTTCTTTTTTAGTTTTTCAACCTTTAACGCCCAGTACTGTGTAATAATAAATAAAATCCCAAACGGAATATACGCATACCTTCCGAGCCACATAAGCAAAGGTACTGCCGATATAATCAACACAGCCAAATGAACTGTATAGATGGAACCATAATAATTAAACTTTTTAACTTCTTGCTCGCTAATAATTTCTTTCATTTTCTCTATATCTCCTTTAATTAATTGATCGAGAGATACATTAAACAATGAACTAAGAAGTAACAAGCTATGAATATCAGGATAACTCTTTTCGTTTTCCCAATTAGAAATTGTCTGTCTTGTTACATATACCTTTTCTGCCAATTCCTCCTGTGATAGATGAAGCTCTGTTCGGTATTTTTTTATCTGTATACTCAGCTCCATATAATTTCCTCCCTTCGCAAGTAATTTGTTCTCTTGATTTGAGCCAAGAATAATCATTTTTTCATTATCTGTCTATCAAAGATATTTTACTTAACGGAAAACACAATGTCAAAAGAGTTTTACACTACAAAACTCATACCTTTTCAGCAATTTTTATTTTCATATTTGTAAAGAGCAGCCTTTCGATCACCCTTTCTACTCACATATATACCCTCTCTTTCAACACAATTTCTTCCGCACTAACTTTGATATTATTCATCAATCTAACCCACTTCATCTGATCCTGCCTCTTTAAGTTTTCGTTCACGCCCTGTTTTTCTGCCATCTGTTTCATTAACACTTCGACCTGCTCTGTTACTTCCTGGTCAATCTGATTCAGATGTGCTGTCAGCTTGCCAGATAATAACAAGTTTTGATACCGTATTGGTCTATACTCTTTCAAAAACTGTTTCCGTAACATTCCATATTTTCCATATGTCGGTTCTTCTTCATTCAATACCAGATCCGGCAAATAATAATCTCCACACAGAGTATAGCTTAATCCGTTCTTTTCATCATAAACGTGTTTTTCCATGATTTTATCTCTCCATTTCTCTATTTTTTGATTTATTTTTCTTACGCTGCTGATTCTCCATCTCACTCTTTTTTATTCCCCAGACTAATCTTTCATGAATACTTCCCTTCGGCATTTGTTCCATCCGCTGCTTTTCTTCCAGAGCTTTCTCGTTACGAATATCCTGCTGTACTGCCGCATCTACCGTCTCTATTCCCAGAACTCGTACAACACGGTCATACCTATCAGAAACACCTTGCATTATATTCTTTTCTTCTGATAATTTATGATTTTCTTTACGCATATCATCCAACTCCTTCTGAATACCGTTATATTTTTGTTTCAGCTTTTGATATTTACTCTTCCAATTTTCCACCTCTTTTGTAAGTTCTTTAACCTGCGCAGCCATTGCCGCAACCTTATTTTTTATCTGAAGAAACAGCGGTTTGATTTTTTTGTCCCGGTAGGTTGCTGCCCGTTCCAACGTTCCTGCTTCCGGTAACAACATTTTAACTATTCCATATTCTTTTATTTCCTTACTCACATTATCCATAATCGACTGTAACTGTTCCCTGCGTTCTTCCAAGCTTTTTAATTGTTTTTCTACTGTTTCTGCACGCTTTTCTGCTGCTTTTTTATCTCTGACCGCCTGTTCTTTACTTTCCTTCAAAAGCTGTACGTCTTCTCTGGATTCTGCGATTTGTAAGGCCAATCCTTCGTTCTCTGCTGAGGTGCCCGCAGTCCAAAAGAAAACTATCTGAATGCACTGGTTGATATTTTTGATGTCTCTCCGCATGCACTGGCTGTCCCGGATATTGACAGCTATGTAGGACTTATGCATACCTTATTTACATTAGAAGACCTTTACGGACTTCATATTGGTGAGATTGACGGAGAACTCTGTCTCCGGCTGGACAAATCCAAGGGAACCACCTACCTTTCTATGTTTGATATGTTCCATGCATGGCAGGAACAAGCTGAAAAGCTGAAATCCGGAGAAATCACTCAGGAAGAATATGACCAGTGGCGGTATAATTATCCCAAAAACGACAAATAAAAAACCAACGAAAAAGGCCTTACCAAATTGATTTCACTCAATTCAGTAAGACCTTTTTGTTGGTTTCACACATATTACCTGATAACCACAAGATTCCGGATAAATAATGCCAAAATCTCTCGTGTTATCATTTTGTTATCAAATAGAACTTTATCTGCCCTGAAATGCCCTGTTTATAAGGGATTCCAGAAAATTTTTATTACTCAAACTCGACAAATTCAAAGATATTCTCAAACATATTTGTTTAAGTTTTGTATCTTTTTTGCCGTTATTTTATTTCAGTTGTATATATTATTTTGGCTCACTGATTTTCTGTTGCCAATTTGTTGCCATATTCTCTTTGTTATAAACGTTGTTTTAACACATCATAAAAATGTTCTGTTTTTCGCTGTTGGCTCACAGATTCATAAATAAAGCGATATTCTCTATCCACGTCATTTCTCGCTAACACGTATTTTTTTATATCCGTATATCTCTTTAATCGAGGCCAATATTGCAAAAAGTCTGGCAAAGAAACATCTTCCTTTAAAAAAGTCGCTGTCGGCATATCTTTTTGTGCTGCCATACCTACTTCAAATGGAACCCACTGTGAAAATCTTGTTATACTCGACATAACAACAATTATGTCTGTGCAATCATTCAAGTTTGCACGTATGTGATCAGTTAAAGCTTTACCGTTTTCTGTTATGGAATTGTCAAGCAAGTCAAGATAACATTCCACTTTAATTTCTCGCAATTCTTTTGCTATCAAATTTGCCGTAGCTGCATCTTCTAATTTATGAGATATAAATATCCGCATTTCTTACCACCTTATCTTTAATACACATTCCGGCAAATCCAATCCTCCAATGAATCTTTTCGTTTAGCTATTACCGGAATATTTAAATTTGTAATATTAGAACTTGTACTTTCAGTAATCTTAACAGCAACAACCGGCTTACCAATAGAAATAGCAAATCGTATCTCATCCATCGACATTCCGTAATTATTTGCTGGACGATTTGAACAAACAACAACATTTGCATATTTAATCTGTCTTTGAATTTGCGGATCTACATTATATCGCCTATCAATACTGTCAAACGGTGAGCTACTTGGGACAGAATAATCTCTTACATTGTATTTTGTTCTATCCAATAATGCAGTAATCGTTTCATAGTCATCATTGTTCCAACGATGTGGTATAAATACATTTATCATTTAAATCTTCTCCTTCTACATTGCTTTCACTTAGATGGTATTCTTATTTACCAGTTGCCAATAATGTTGTCCCTGTGCCGTTAACTTACAAGATTTATGATGAATTGCAGCATAATACATATGTTCTTCTCCCACCGGAATTACCAAATTCAATTTTACAAATCTTTGCAAAGTTGCGAATATAGCTTCATGCTCTTTGTTTACATCTTTAACATCTGCTTCATGTTTATCAGGTTCATAAGTTGGATCTAATGGATATTCATCATATTGTGAAGTAAATATTTCCGTTATTTGTCGTAATTCTGCAATCGGAATCGGCGGTGCATTTTTTCTTAATGAAACAAAGCTACTAATGTTGGCCTTAAATAACGGTCTTTGCTCATCCCACGCTCCCAATGAACGATCAATATAAGAATAGATGCTACCTGGTGACACTTCACCTAATAAATTCATAGCACCACCATACAATGCTTCAACTAAAAGAGAAGTAAAAATGCCATGTCCATTTTCTTCTGAAGCATATTCTGATGGTCCACAAGCCGCAAGTATTGTTGTTCCATTATGTAACACAGAATAATTCTGCATTTCTACAGGATTAGAAATTGCTCCACTAAAACAACTATCCAATATAATAATCTTATTTCTTGCTTTCGATTGTGCCACAAATCCCATCACTTCATTTAATGACACACCTTCATCAGGACGTTGTATTTCACTCGTACATAAATATCCTCCTAATGCATCGAATGAACCATGACCTGAATAATATAAAACTGCTATTTCCGAATCAGTTTTAAATAAATTTTCTATAGCATCCCTTAAATCATTTCTGTTTATATATGATGCCTCACTGGTAGCACACATGAGTTTTACTTCAAAATTTAAAGTTCCATCCCCATTTCGCTCTAAAGCTGCTTTTACTGAATTAGCATCATTTACACAACCATGCAAATCATCCACATGCTCATAACAATCAATTCCTACACACAATGCTTTTCTCATTTTCATCCCCCTTTCTTATCTCTAAGTATACACCTACATTACTACGCCACACAACCGATTGTCTTTTATTTCTTTTTGGGCGGTTTTACCGGTGGCATTGGTGGTTTCGAAGTTGTCGGAGGAAGTGAAAACCCCCTTTTCCCTCCTTTTTTTTCTCCAGTTGGTTTATTTTGTTTATTATTTTCGTCCATACTTACACCTCTTAAAAATTATTTGCAAAATATGCATCATTTTTCCTATCGGCAATTTCTCTAAAATTATCTTTTTCTAATAATGTTTCTTCTTTTAAGTTTTTATTTTCTATATTTGCAAACTCATCCTTAAAAGAATATAATAATTCATTTATCTCGTCCTCTGACAAATCTCCCGACGCTACTTTAAACCAATTATATTCTATTTTGTTGTATAGAAATTTTAAATCTTCCATAAATGGAACTAACATCTTTAATCGCTTACTATACGGCAAAAAACCTTTAATCGTTGTTAACACCTGCGAAATTGCTATTATAATAGACCAGACAAACGAATATTTTTGCCATATAGCCCATGCTGCAATACTTGTTGAAGACGCAATTGCCACAACAATATTAATGATCCTATCCCATCTGTAAGAATCTTCCGTATACACATCTAAATAGAATATCCACGCTTTAATTTGAACCATATATTTCCAGTACTTCTCTTGCATATTATTTTCTCCAACTCTAATAAAAACTGGATACCCTTACCCTCATATCTTTAGTAAATCCGTGTAAATCTTTCTCCGAGCAGTATTTGATTTATTAGTAAATTCAACACCATTATACCAATTTATCAAATTCTCCCTTTGCTTTTCTGAAATATCTTCTCTGTGAAACACAAAATATCCAACGAGATAATTCACATAATCAGAACGATTAAATTTTTCCAAATCATTATTTTCTATAAACTTCAAAGCCCTTTCCAATGCTTCTAATGTCATTTCAAAACATTCTTTTAATTTATCTGGTTCTAAGTTGCAAAGCTGATTTT
This Ruminococcus hominis DNA region includes the following protein-coding sequences:
- a CDS encoding helix-turn-helix domain-containing protein is translated as MQIGEKIKNYRKTAGLTQEQVADYLDVSTPAVNKWEKGNTYPDISLLPAIARLLKIDMNELFSFREELTEKEIGQFVNGLSEVSLDSFIKAFEMGKNKIKEYPHCDSLIYSIATVLNAALTLSDVDDEKKLECNNVIVEWLERTAESPNEKVRISSIFMLAAKYIQMEKYKEANIFLDKIPDTAIDATIMKTNVLAHQEGTDIAAFFLEGKLMQTVTNIQNYLYKLIEMEEETGNHCKAEEIAEITEHMVSLFGLWDYGKVVPHLLIAVYRKDVEKCIQLIKEVLMESQKPWKMVESPLYYRYADTVQGKSFSGVGNNFVRALATEIENKEEYEFLKGNKELEAIFSQYLK
- a CDS encoding caspase family protein, whose product is MRKALCVGIDCYEHVDDLHGCVNDANSVKAALERNGDGTLNFEVKLMCATSEASYINRNDLRDAIENLFKTDSEIAVLYYSGHGSFDALGGYLCTSEIQRPDEGVSLNEVMGFVAQSKARNKIIILDSCFSGAISNPVEMQNYSVLHNGTTILAACGPSEYASEENGHGIFTSLLVEALYGGAMNLLGEVSPGSIYSYIDRSLGAWDEQRPLFKANISSFVSLRKNAPPIPIAELRQITEIFTSQYDEYPLDPTYEPDKHEADVKDVNKEHEAIFATLQRFVKLNLVIPVGEEHMYYAAIHHKSCKLTAQGQHYWQLVNKNTI
- a CDS encoding TnpV protein produces the protein MEKHVYDEKNGLSYTLCGDYYLPDLVLNEEEPTYGKYGMLRKQFLKEYRPIRYQNLLLSGKLTAHLNQIDQEVTEQVEVLMKQMAEKQGVNENLKRQDQMKWVRLMNNIKVSAEEIVLKERVYM
- a CDS encoding helix-turn-helix transcriptional regulator, coding for MELSIQIKKYRTELHLSQEELAEKVYVTRQTISNWENEKSYPDIHSLLLLSSLFNVSLDQLIKGDIEKMKEIISEQEVKKFNYYGSIYTVHLAVLIISAVPLLMWLGRYAYIPFGILFIITQYWALKVEKLKKKNDIQTYKEIVAFTEGKKLDELHKAVEVGKRPYQNILKVIISAGVTAMICFLIGVLMHLFLN
- a CDS encoding toll/interleukin-1 receptor domain-containing protein; protein product: MRIFISHKLEDAATANLIAKELREIKVECYLDLLDNSITENGKALTDHIRANLNDCTDIIVVMSSITRFSQWVPFEVGMAAQKDMPTATFLKEDVSLPDFLQYWPRLKRYTDIKKYVLARNDVDREYRFIYESVSQQRKTEHFYDVLKQRL